The Myripristis murdjan chromosome 17, fMyrMur1.1, whole genome shotgun sequence DNA segment tttaaaaattgtgatgACCTGAAAGTCGTGACTCCGTACTACAGTCTGTATAAAATACAGAGGGCCTGCTCAGAAACCCTCTCTGTCAAAAACACAATAATGGTTCTTTTTTTGGCTTAAATTTTGCATTATTCATAATTTTTTAGGAGTGACttggatatttcattttggagcaaaactcTTCATATCCAAACGATGAGATATAAAAGGCGCTCTGCTGCAGGTTTGGCCTAACCTAAAGAGGAAACTGACCTGGGACCAGCACGCAGGCCAAGGCCACGTCTCCTCAGGCTCCTGTATACTGTCTTCTGTAAAAAACTACGACTTTCTCTAGATGCTAACTGGGCGACTGCATGTGAACATTTCTGGCTGCTGTTAATTTGATAAATGCTGACAGCACTAGCCTGCAAAGCCTTACAAAGAGCAGCATTCAGGCAAGAAAATGACCTCCGAGTTTATTCTGGCACAAGTACTGCTGGTCCACCCGTGTGCGGTGTATTAATAGTGCCTACGGTTGATGTTTGCTGGTGTTTAAGTTATTGTTGTTTGCATCTGTAGGGGTATGATATGATCATAATtactcttcatcatcatcatcctgagATTTGAGCACTTCCATTCCATCACATGGCCTGGAAacttatttcacttatttcactttTGGAACCCTGACAGGTTATTACCTCAGTATCTTCTACAGAGCAGCTGTGGCCTAGGTTTAGGGTTTGTGTTGTGCATTGCAttcacttgagaaaaaaaaatctgcactgtttttctgaattaataaTAAGACAGTCGTGTCAGATTTCTGAGAAAATGTTTGCAATGAAAtacaaccaaaaaaaagaaagaaagaaagaaagaaagaaagaaagaaagaaagaaagtgttcAGCCTGGGTTTTCTGGTGTCTGCTTTTCACAAATCTGACTTTTATTGGCCATAAATGCTGACGTGTCTCAGAATCCCAGCAgggatgatgtgatttttttcaaagctgGATTTCATGCAGAGCAAACATTTCTCTTTACCCGGTTTTATTTGTCTCTGCGTCTGAAAGGCATTCAAGCCGGTCGTCGCCAGGGAAAATTCCTCATGTTAGAGGGAGAAAACAGCGCTTTCAGGCGGCTGTGGTGAAGGAGCTGCAAACGGCAAACTGTAGACGAGAGGCGCCACTCTTACAGCAGAAAGATAAAATGATTTGATTCTGTTATAGGCTAGATATTGAAACACATGGAGCTTCAGCCCCTCTGTTCACCAGAGCCATCAGATGAACTTTCCTCAGCTATTTCCTCAAATTCTGGAATTATTATCTAAATTCAGAAAAACTGGGCAGATTCTTTTTTCCAAGGAGAATGCAATATAGGCTTCTAATCTGcaatttaaaacataataatcagaAGAAGAACCTGCAACCAAGTCCTGTATGTGGTATCTGAAAGACAGGGATTGGtcaaaatgtttgaatgaaGGTAAGTGGAAACCACATCCATGACAGAATGAGGAGGTTTAAAGGGAAGAGTCAGCGGTTTTGGAGCCACATATTgggtttctctctcttactAATCATATTTTCGTTGCAGGGAACATTGGCATCAGCAACCTCAGCGGGTCATCGCCGTgagcctccagctgctgcaaaaacacaacGCAGCAGTGACACAAGGTCAGCCTCAAAATGGCATTTGCGCATCAAGCCAGAAACACATAaggcatgtatgtatgtgcatgtatatctATCCAAACACAAAGAAGAGGCTTGTTTGTAAAGCATAACTCTGGCCTTTTTCAACCCAAACAGTGTTCTTCCAGCTTTTCCCATCACACTGAGCTGTTCACGACACATATCTCGCTggaaaaaataggaaaacaCAAGGATCTGGGTAGAATGTGAGTTTTGCCTTAAGAATACAGATTTCTGCTCCTGCTGAGTAGCTGAGTTGAGAAGCAAAGAAACCCCTCGGTGCGGCTTTGAACGCTCGGGGTGAACAGGGGCAAGGTCAGGCGGTGCGGAGGGCTCGGGGGCGGCTGAAGGTTTCGGGGTGAGGAGCGCCGGGCTTCCACGTGGACGATCTTGTCACTTTTCCTCGCGCCGTCGCCGTTTCAGATCTTGTTCGTATCTCTCCAGCTGGGCCATGAAGCCGGGGTTGGGCTCGATCACGTGACGAGCCATCTTCACTCTCTGGGAGGAGGAACAGAGGCAGGGTCAGCACGCTTTGATGACTCAATATGAACACGACAAGAGGCaattcagacagaaaaaaactaaCTAATCATAACATTGTtctcttctgaatcggcccaagtctcCTCAAAGCCTGaatgctgatgataatattgttaaaatatcaaaaatcaccaggatttcctttttACTAGATCTCATAgtatgagaaaaacaaatttccacagtgttttcttgtaaatttgttaGTTTATAATTGTcaaggtttttttctcataactttgtgagtttttttctccttggaaattaatgactttaatctcagaattttttcctcatattttttttcctcagccccctcccctggctctgtcatttttttccccatacaaTGCCCCTAACATGCTGTTGTAATTTTGTGAACttacataaacaaaatacaaatatacaaaaagtcTATGTGGCCGAGATCTGGTCACACCACCCAGTAGCCCCGCCCCGCCCTGCCCTGCCCACCTCAAAGGCCTCCGCCAGCGGCATCTTGCGGTGCTTCATGAGGTAGGCGATGCAGACGGTGGCCGAGCGGCTGCGGCCGTTCTTGCAGTAGACGACGCTGCGGCCGCCGCGCTTCGCCTCCTCCTGGATGATGTCGGCGCAGCGGTCGAAGTGGCTGTACAGGTCCTCGTTCAGGTCGTCGTAGACGGGGATCCGCAGCTGGGCGATGCCCGAGGTGGGAAACGGCTGCTGCTTGGAGACGTTGATGCAAAGCGTGATCGCCTCCTGCTGGAGCATTTCCTCATTGCAGACCGTGCGGGCGTTGCTGATGAACAGCGCCTTGGTGACCTTGCAAAGCATCAGCATCCTGCTCTGTAGCTCTACCTGAGGTGTGCATGCAGTGAAAAACTGATCCTCATATAGGCTGTCTTACCCAATAATTGTCCCCTACAGGCTGTCCCCCAGTCAAAAGGACATTTTctgaggttttggttttgtctgAAGTTTTCAGGCTACCTTACCGCACCACTGGATATTTCTGAGGGGCTGGGTGACTAATAACTGACCCTCACAGGATAATAAAGTCAATGATTCGATCAATCCTTTCCCTGCTCGCAGACAAACTACACAACAATGCAGAGAGTAACCTTCCTCCGCCGCTGGATGTCAACTCTGAGCACGTGGAAGGACAGAGGCGCTCGTGTTGATTCTCACAAAGAGGAACGGACAAAATCTGCACACTTTACAGAGCTGACCAGAAACAAATCTACAGCCAACTATACAGAGCAACAACTCAGTAAACTTCACACTGtcaacacatgcaaacatctGCCCTGCTCAGATCTCTCCCGGTCAGAACAGCACGGACTCGTTCACGTCCGCCTCCCGGCTGCGTTCCCTGCAGTCCAGCCTCGCTCCGGCTCTGTCCTGCaccatgacatgaaaatgtgtcTCCTTCAGTCAGTGTGCAGCAGGGTTTGGCTTGGCTGATCAGCTCCAGTCTCCTCATGACCTGCCTGCTCTAATGACAGGCTATATTTACTACGTGGGCCTGGCCGGCCGGTCGCTCTGGGTCCTAATGCTGCTCCCGTTCAGGACGGCTGTCTGTGCAGCGAGGGCGGCAGGACGACTCACAGCCCCGTCCCACAGACTCTGCATGTTCAGAGCCATGTCTGCAAAACGTCTCTGCTCATCTCTTCCCAAGGCAAGCACTCTCAGAGAAATAACGCttcttaaatggttcttcagaatgctctctggttccacaaagaaccacCACCAGTTGAAGAACCTCTGTatttaggggttagggtttttccaacactttctgtggttctttaaagtgctaaaggttcttcatgtttattggagttatttggtggcagcagcagctaacaattcttttccttgtggattaatgtgcagattatttcctcagtgaatggattagtgtctcgctctataaaccatcagaaaacatcacagctgacatttttaatagctcgtctggaacccagtgaaggaacaaggaacgtggagaaccggccaacaacatgttcatgttggttttcaacctggacacagtcatctgatttaaaacgctCAAGGAACcctttattctgaaaaactggtaaaattaaaaataaaagcttattTACTGAACCAGCTGGGTCCACAAAGAAATGCTTAAAAATGGTTCTTAAATGGTTCTCTAAAGAATTTTAGCTAAAGTTctttaaagaatttttttttccagttagcacctttatttatttatttatttatttattttttgtgagcagtggggtttcagagctgccacagagctgccacatcactcctcctccctttcctccagccgctggtttccattcattccactacgatatgaacatgaactttcagagccttcacactttcttcactccagttttccatcagcccaataaagtcctccacatgagttttcctaaaagcagcagcactgttggcttttcaggactttttcacgctgaaacgctccctcctcctcctcctcctccgccaccgccaccagggaaaatagtccccggggaaatgttttgctttccacagccaattatcagctgtgtggtttgtgaatgttgaggactttgttcactgcagaagcagaacattataaggtggctgcttcaaccacaaactcacattttggttctgttgtgaaatctgtagttcctctgcaggatttgataaatgttttgttgttcttttattattattattcttttgttatttctgcTAAAGTAGTTGCATAACAGTTGTAACtgtagaaaaaatatatatagacaaaatgagaatgtgttgttgtttacagAGTATTTCTCTAAACAGAATTAAAGTTCTGTGTATTGCAAGAAATGTTGCAAGAATGCTACAGAACAAATGAATCACTGGTTTGTGCAAAATTGTTAATATTATAAATAGTGGAATAGTGCAATCATTTGATTctctttttaaatttgtgtttatAGACTAAAATTAGTTCCTATTTATATTTGTTACTTCTGTTTCACATTTAGCAGTcttatttttgaatatttttttttttatatatatatatctatatagttGTATATGCTAGGATTATTTGgcagtttagtttgtttgttattttttcttctgtgttttattctggttgtgtatttgtgtcatgGAGGATTTGTGCAATAtagttttatttgcattggtAGCAGTGTAACAAtctgattctgttttatttgtgttgatatgctaaaatttgtttcttattgtttttgttaattctTTTAGAtagttatgtttgttttgtaaacatAGAAgtaacatgaaaaatatattgtacTGTCATAGAATATTTTGATTCAGTCATTGAAGGAGGTTACAATATAATGATATAAGTTGaatgaatataataatataatatgtgCCTTACCATTTCTCAAAGTATGTGTATTATGTATGTAAGTTAAatcataatgcacatactttgtAAAATTTGTAAGGCCGTtatttttagatagatagatagatagatagatagatagatagatagatagatagatagatagatactttattcatcccgaaggaaattcacagttttcagcagtatccacagagtacaagattaagtaaataaaaaataaaaaaaaataaaaaataaagaataaaaaataaagaataataaaaaataaaagatgacactcgagatctaaagatctaagtaccaaatgtgcaaaaaacaatgtgcaaaaaaccaaaaaaagcagtgtgcatcgatgtatacaatgtgttAGGGTATGtcatatttctctctgttttctcataatttaattcttcttttGTGAAGCTGAGCGGCAGCAGCTGATCCAGCTCCCTgactcaatgtttttttttccaacaacaggaaaaaaacaaaacaaaacaaaaaaaacactaaactaAAACTCCACTTCCCGACATCCTTTGCGCGGTGACGTGCTGTTCTCCCGCCCGTCGCGAATCTCCCAGCATGCTCTTCTTCGGGGCGAGAAGAAGCCCGAGGCGAGCAGGAGGAAGCGTCAAGATGGAGACGATCGGTGGCTAAAGTGACAGAGCCGTTAATTATAACGTGATCATAAACCATAAGCCGTACATggttcttcaaaaaaaaaaaaaaagaatatcttTAAAGAAGAATCTAGCTAGTTAACTGTAGCTAGATAGCTAACTCTGCATTGGATATTGTTGGTGAGTTTCTAGCAGcgcgttgttgttgttgtaacaACTTCCACCGGGCCGCCATTTAATCCTGTTGTCAGGCCAGAACAGAAACACCGTCCGGAGCGAACAGGGACCCGCCGGCTGGCTGGcggcgtctctctctctctctctctctctctttaaagcGCCACATCTCTGTTAGCCGACACCTTtaataaagtgtgtttctcAGTCTGTTAGCATAACGGTTAGCTAGCGGCGTTAGCAACACAAGCTAATCTCTCCAGGCGGGGTGTTCTCAGGAGGAAGCCGCGGAGGAGAGTCGGCACCGGcggctctcctcctctccagcccGCTTTACCGAGGCGAACCCGGCGGTGCGGTCTTCCCTTTACTCCCCGCTACCCGCTGCTTTCAGTGGGTTAGCATTAGCTTGTGTTAGCCGCCCGCTGCAGCTAACAGCCTCGGAAACAAACCTCGTGTTTCAGAGCAGACAGACCTGCTGGCTGTCTCACTTCCCTGAGCTCCAGTCCCAAGCCGAGGTTAGTCAGGACGGGTTCAGCGACACTCACCGCTGGGCTGCACTCAACAAGGATCAGCACAGTCACAAGATTAGCTGTAAAATCAAGTGTAAATGAGTAGATCCAGAGCTGAGGGTGATCAGATCTCTGTGACACAGCTGAGAGCCACTCCTGTTCTGGATTTGCTTTTCACTGTGTACAGGCGACAAGTTAAAGGCTTTCAGTTAGAAAATCAGAGTTCTGGGGTTTAAACAGAAATTAAATAAGAGTGAAACCAAGATGGTGATGCTTTTTTACCACTTCCATCGAAATTTGACTTTAAAAACACAATACGCGTTGATTTAAGTTCACTTGCAACAGGATTAAGTGTAATCTAGGTTCATGGTAAAGACTAAACTAACGTTTAAAGAAGCTGAATTTTAATCCTTAGTTTTAAACCGGTTTGGCGCAACAGTATTCTCATGTTGAGCTGTggttcatgtttgtttaaagCTGAATCCTTGTCGATGCAACCCACCGTTTGAAGTCAACATTATTTCCTGGTTCGCTCTCTTTGACTTTCAGCCTAATGTTGGAGTAATGCCATGTGGTGGTGGTTTGTGGTTTTAAGTTCCTGCAACGGATTCAAACTGATCAGTTCACGTCCCGTTGATGTATGTTAATGTGACGTTTCTGTAAGACTTTGCTCTGTACACTGTCACTTGAATCTGTCCATGCTGTGTTGGGGGAAAAATGCACTTGTGTCTTTTGATGCTTTGCTTGGTTATTTggatgttttgtattgtttttaactGAAGTAAAGCCTATTCTGAATTCCCACGGTGATTTAGAGAGCCTAACAGCACACAACACTCTTCCACAAAACAATATCTGGGAGCTGAGTGGTTTTATTTAATTAGTACTAAAGCAG contains these protein-coding regions:
- the dusp28 gene encoding dual specificity phosphatase 28, translated to MLMLCKVTKALFISNARTVCNEEMLQQEAITLCINVSKQQPFPTSGIAQLRIPVYDDLNEDLYSHFDRCADIIQEEAKRGGRSVVYCKNGRSRSATVCIAYLMKHRKMPLAEAFERVKMARHVIEPNPGFMAQLERYEQDLKRRRREEK